From a single Ciconia boyciana chromosome 6, ASM3463844v1, whole genome shotgun sequence genomic region:
- the SIVA1 gene encoding apoptosis regulatory protein Siva isoform X2 — translation MPKRSCPFGEAAPLQLKTRVGLRELSRGVRGEEYRREVFERTRRLLFRGAQAYMEGAWPASPAATRAVTRSPEPGGEAQDGGAGRRWSGQLLIGHDGKLLRRPAATGKVPPVGVSKACSSCVRTADVKEACTQCDQFVCQNCSRLCSCCNTVTCSLCSTTDYGDVGEQVLCNGCSIFQV, via the exons ATGCCGAAGCGCTCCTGCCCCTTCGGGGAGGCGGCCCCGCTCCAGCTGAAAACCCGCGTGGGGCTGCGGGAGCTGAGCCGCGGCGTGCGGGGCGAGGAGTACCGCCGGGAGGTCTTCG AGAGGACCCGGCGGCTGCTCTTCAGGGGCGCCCAGGCGTACATGGAGGGCGCCTGgcccgccagccccgccgccaccCGCGCGGTCACCCGCTCGCCGGAGCCGGGCGGGGAGGCCCAGgacggcggcgcggggcgccgCTGGAGCGGACAGCTGCTCATCGGCCACGACGGGAAACTGCTGAGGCGCCCCGCCGCCACGGGGAAGG TTCCACCCGTGGGAGTTTCCAAAGCCTGTTCATCGTGTGTAAGAACTGCTGATGTCAAGGAAGCATGTACGCAGTGCGACCAGTTTGTCTGCCAGAActgcagcaggctctgcagctgctgtaacACGGTTACCTGTTCTTTGTGCTCCACCACTGA tTACGGTGATGTGGGAGAGCAAGTTCTCTGCAATGGCTGTTCAATATTTCAAGTCTGA
- the SIVA1 gene encoding apoptosis regulatory protein Siva isoform X1: protein MPKRSCPFGEAAPLQLKTRVGLRELSRGVRGEEYRREVFERTRRLLFRGAQAYMEGAWPASPAATRAVTRSPEPGGEAQDGGAGRRWSGQLLIGHDGKLLRRPAATGKAVPPVGVSKACSSCVRTADVKEACTQCDQFVCQNCSRLCSCCNTVTCSLCSTTDYGDVGEQVLCNGCSIFQV, encoded by the exons ATGCCGAAGCGCTCCTGCCCCTTCGGGGAGGCGGCCCCGCTCCAGCTGAAAACCCGCGTGGGGCTGCGGGAGCTGAGCCGCGGCGTGCGGGGCGAGGAGTACCGCCGGGAGGTCTTCG AGAGGACCCGGCGGCTGCTCTTCAGGGGCGCCCAGGCGTACATGGAGGGCGCCTGgcccgccagccccgccgccaccCGCGCGGTCACCCGCTCGCCGGAGCCGGGCGGGGAGGCCCAGgacggcggcgcggggcgccgCTGGAGCGGACAGCTGCTCATCGGCCACGACGGGAAACTGCTGAGGCGCCCCGCCGCCACGGGGAAGG CAGTTCCACCCGTGGGAGTTTCCAAAGCCTGTTCATCGTGTGTAAGAACTGCTGATGTCAAGGAAGCATGTACGCAGTGCGACCAGTTTGTCTGCCAGAActgcagcaggctctgcagctgctgtaacACGGTTACCTGTTCTTTGTGCTCCACCACTGA tTACGGTGATGTGGGAGAGCAAGTTCTCTGCAATGGCTGTTCAATATTTCAAGTCTGA